One window of Stenotrophomonas indicatrix genomic DNA carries:
- a CDS encoding cysteine desulfurase, which yields MNLSTPRPIEAPADAPDWARVRLDFPLLMREVHGKPLVYFDNANTGQKPVQVIGAVDEFYRRYNANVSRAVHALGTEATDAYEGARNKLARFLNVRSNDLVLCSGTTFAINLVAYSWALPRLKAGDVILISRMEHHANIVPWQLVAQRTGATIRVAEITPDGALDLDALRAAMTPEVKLLAVAHVSNVLGTINPVREICREARKRGIVTVVDGSQAAPHRKVDVTAIGCDFYAITGHKMCGPTGTGALWARREHLDAMPPFLGGGEMIKEVSFDGTVFNDAPHKFEAGTPNIAGFIGLGVAADYLQNVGLDHVEAREAELLAHFTEELRRVDGLRIIGEAPEKAAVVSFLIDGAHAHDLATLLDLEGVAVRSGQHCAHPLLQYYGVAATCRASLAFYNTHEEIERFMTALTKVRKLLG from the coding sequence ATGAACCTGTCCACCCCGCGTCCGATCGAAGCACCCGCCGACGCGCCCGACTGGGCGCGCGTGCGCCTGGACTTCCCGCTGCTGATGCGCGAAGTGCACGGCAAGCCGCTGGTCTATTTCGACAACGCCAACACCGGCCAGAAGCCAGTGCAGGTGATCGGCGCGGTGGACGAGTTCTACCGCCGCTACAACGCCAACGTCAGCCGTGCGGTGCACGCGCTGGGTACCGAGGCCACCGACGCCTATGAGGGCGCGCGCAACAAGCTGGCCCGTTTCCTCAACGTGCGCAGCAACGATCTGGTGCTGTGCAGCGGCACCACCTTCGCGATCAATCTCGTTGCCTACTCCTGGGCCCTGCCGCGGCTGAAGGCTGGCGACGTGATCCTCATTTCGCGCATGGAGCATCACGCCAACATCGTGCCGTGGCAGCTGGTCGCCCAGCGCACCGGCGCGACCATCCGCGTGGCCGAGATCACCCCCGACGGTGCGCTGGACCTGGATGCGCTGCGCGCGGCGATGACCCCCGAGGTCAAGCTGCTGGCCGTGGCCCACGTCTCCAACGTGCTCGGCACCATCAACCCGGTGCGCGAGATCTGCCGCGAAGCGCGCAAGCGCGGCATCGTCACCGTAGTCGACGGCTCGCAGGCCGCACCGCACCGCAAGGTCGATGTCACCGCCATCGGCTGCGACTTCTACGCCATCACCGGCCACAAGATGTGCGGCCCGACCGGCACTGGTGCGCTGTGGGCCCGTCGCGAGCACCTGGACGCGATGCCGCCGTTCCTGGGCGGCGGAGAGATGATCAAGGAAGTCAGCTTCGACGGCACCGTGTTCAACGACGCCCCGCACAAGTTCGAAGCCGGCACGCCCAACATCGCCGGCTTCATCGGCCTGGGCGTGGCCGCCGACTATCTGCAGAACGTCGGCCTGGACCATGTGGAAGCGCGCGAAGCCGAGCTGCTGGCGCACTTCACCGAAGAGCTGCGCCGGGTGGATGGCCTGCGCATCATCGGCGAGGCACCGGAGAAGGCCGCAGTGGTGTCGTTCCTGATCGACGGCGCGCACGCGCACGACCTGGCCACGCTGCTGGATTTGGAAGGCGTGGCCGTGCGTTCCGGCCAGCACTGCGCGCATCCGCTGCTGCAGTACTACGGCGTGGCGGCGACCTGCCGTGCCTCGCTTGCGTTCTACAACACGCACGAAGAGATCGAGCGGTTCATGACCGCGTTGACGAAGGTGCGGAAGTTGCTGGGCTGA
- the sufD gene encoding Fe-S cluster assembly protein SufD codes for MSALLDSMAQAFCGSDARREVLDSVLRDGLPGARSETWKYTSLRQLERRSFAAAPLAPALLDAAVLEDIPSPRLVFVNGRLNDALSDVQGLPAGVQLETLSSALAAGEDAVRFLGRRYERSDEVFARLNAALADEGVVLRVDDGVQVEAPLQLVFASVAGDTDLAWHHRHLIELRAGASLGVVEHRFSVGDSAHLDNTVLHAHVARDAVLKHARVQAGSARQTSFLRTDAVLAKDAQYHRVDLELGAALSRHELNVRLEGDNAQLTANGVLLGNGRRHVDTRLGIDHIARDTSAELQWRGVAANRSRVVFHGGIQIRAGADGTDANLSNKNLLLSADAEIDTQPTLVIDADEVKAAHGATVGQLDANALFYLRSRGLPQAQAQALLSAAFCHEPLRVLPEALREQLARRLDKALAEAGVA; via the coding sequence ATGAGCGCCCTGCTCGATTCCATGGCCCAGGCCTTCTGCGGCAGCGATGCGCGCCGCGAAGTGCTCGACAGCGTGCTGCGCGACGGCCTGCCCGGCGCACGCAGCGAAACCTGGAAGTACACCTCGTTGCGCCAGCTGGAGCGTCGCAGCTTCGCGGCTGCTCCGCTGGCGCCGGCGCTGCTGGATGCCGCCGTGCTGGAGGACATTCCCTCGCCGCGCCTGGTTTTCGTCAATGGCCGCCTCAACGACGCGCTGAGCGACGTGCAGGGCCTGCCGGCCGGCGTGCAGCTGGAGACGTTGTCCTCCGCACTGGCCGCTGGCGAGGATGCCGTACGCTTCCTCGGCCGCCGCTATGAGCGCAGTGACGAAGTATTCGCCCGCCTCAACGCTGCCCTCGCCGATGAAGGCGTGGTGCTGCGCGTGGACGACGGCGTGCAGGTCGAGGCGCCGCTGCAGCTGGTGTTCGCCAGCGTCGCCGGCGACACCGATCTGGCCTGGCACCATCGCCACCTGATCGAACTGCGTGCCGGCGCCAGCCTCGGCGTGGTCGAGCACCGCTTCAGCGTCGGTGATTCGGCGCACCTGGACAACACCGTGCTGCACGCCCACGTCGCCCGCGATGCGGTGCTCAAGCACGCCCGCGTGCAGGCGGGCAGCGCGCGCCAGACCAGCTTCCTGCGCACCGACGCGGTGCTGGCCAAGGACGCGCAGTACCACCGTGTGGACCTGGAACTGGGTGCAGCGCTCAGCCGCCACGAACTGAACGTGCGCCTGGAGGGCGACAACGCCCAGCTGACCGCCAATGGCGTGCTGCTCGGCAACGGCCGTCGCCACGTCGATACCCGCCTGGGCATCGACCACATCGCCCGCGACACCAGCGCCGAGCTGCAGTGGCGTGGCGTGGCGGCGAACCGCAGCCGCGTGGTGTTCCATGGCGGCATCCAGATCCGTGCCGGCGCCGATGGCACCGACGCCAACCTGTCCAACAAGAATCTGCTGCTGTCTGCCGACGCCGAAATCGATACCCAGCCGACGCTGGTGATCGACGCCGACGAAGTGAAGGCTGCACACGGTGCCACCGTCGGCCAGCTCGACGCCAACGCGCTGTTCTACCTGCGTTCGCGCGGCCTGCCGCAGGCCCAGGCACAAGCGCTGCTGAGCGCCGCGTTCTGCCACGAGCCGCTGAGGGTGCTGCCGGAAGCGCTGCGCGAACAGCTGGCACGCCGGCTGGACAAGGCCCTGGCCGAGGCGGGCGTGGCATGA
- a CDS encoding GNAT family N-acetyltransferase, translating into MSTLTFRAATSADIPALITLVTSAYRGDASRVGWTTEADLLDGARVDAEGIQGDLDRPRSTILLAERDGQLVACAHVADVDGKGYFGMFSVDPAQQGGGVGKQLMDAAEAHAAQEWNVPVMQMTVIDVRDELIAFYERRGYQRTGIKKPFPYGDERFGIPKRDDLRFEILEKPLAGATA; encoded by the coding sequence ATGAGCACCCTGACCTTCCGCGCCGCCACGTCGGCCGACATCCCCGCCCTGATCACCCTGGTCACCTCGGCCTACCGTGGCGACGCCAGCCGCGTCGGCTGGACCACCGAAGCCGACCTGCTGGACGGCGCCCGCGTCGACGCCGAAGGCATCCAGGGCGACCTGGACCGTCCGCGATCGACCATCCTGCTGGCCGAACGCGACGGCCAGCTCGTGGCCTGCGCCCACGTCGCCGACGTCGACGGCAAGGGCTACTTCGGCATGTTCTCGGTTGATCCGGCCCAGCAGGGCGGCGGCGTCGGCAAGCAGTTGATGGACGCCGCCGAAGCCCATGCCGCGCAGGAATGGAACGTGCCGGTGATGCAGATGACGGTGATCGACGTGCGCGACGAACTGATCGCCTTCTACGAGCGCCGCGGCTACCAGCGCACCGGCATCAAGAAACCGTTCCCGTATGGCGACGAACGCTTCGGCATCCCCAAGCGCGACGACCTGCGCTTCGAGATCCTGGAAAAGCCGCTGGCCGGAGCCACCGCGTGA
- a CDS encoding transposase: MPRPRRIDAPGYPQHVVQRGNNRQVVFLADGDRVAYLRLLCHHADQQQCRVHAYVLMNNHIHMLVTPDASGGLSRMMQAVNRAYVRRVNDRHGRTGTLWEGRFHSTLVVTDRYLLACQRYIELNPVRAGMVKHPGDYRWSSYRANAEGRTNALLVPHSAFELIAAEVDERRRRYAEFIEQGIPAGDLAEIRGALQSQRRCAGKLMGSEPFRGAKGL, encoded by the coding sequence ATGCCCAGGCCGCGTCGCATCGATGCACCGGGCTACCCGCAACATGTGGTCCAGCGTGGCAACAATCGCCAAGTAGTGTTCCTCGCTGATGGCGACCGGGTCGCCTATCTGCGCCTGCTGTGTCATCACGCAGACCAGCAGCAATGCCGGGTCCACGCCTATGTGTTGATGAACAACCATATCCATATGCTGGTCACGCCCGATGCTTCCGGCGGGCTGTCGCGGATGATGCAGGCGGTAAATCGTGCCTACGTGCGCCGTGTGAATGATCGGCACGGCCGCACGGGAACTCTGTGGGAGGGGCGCTTTCACTCGACGCTGGTGGTCACGGATCGCTACCTGCTTGCCTGCCAGCGCTATATCGAACTCAATCCCGTTCGTGCAGGGATGGTGAAGCATCCCGGGGACTATCGCTGGTCGAGCTATCGGGCAAACGCGGAGGGCAGGACGAATGCACTTCTCGTGCCGCATTCGGCGTTCGAGTTGATTGCGGCTGAAGTGGATGAGCGGCGCAGGCGCTACGCCGAGTTCATCGAGCAGGGTATTCCTGCGGGTGATCTGGCGGAGATACGTGGAGCGCTGCAGTCGCAGCGGCGGTGCGCTGGGAAGCTGATGGGGTCAGAGCCCTTTCGCGGTGCGAAAGGGCTCTGA
- a CDS encoding non-heme iron oxygenase ferredoxin subunit, giving the protein MSEAWTFVCAGADLLPGEMKSVFDEVTGTPIVVFNLDGELYALEDQCTHEEFELSSGEFNTAEGSVECVLHGARFDVRDGRALCAPAYTAVPKFPVKREHDAVWTRDDRD; this is encoded by the coding sequence GTGAGCGAGGCCTGGACCTTTGTCTGCGCCGGCGCCGACCTGCTGCCGGGCGAAATGAAGAGCGTGTTCGACGAAGTCACCGGTACGCCGATCGTGGTGTTCAACCTCGACGGCGAACTGTACGCGCTGGAAGACCAGTGCACGCATGAGGAATTCGAGCTGTCCTCGGGTGAGTTCAACACCGCCGAAGGCAGCGTCGAATGCGTGCTGCATGGCGCGCGCTTCGACGTGCGTGATGGCCGCGCCCTGTGTGCGCCTGCCTACACGGCGGTGCCGAAGTTTCCGGTGAAGCGCGAGCACGACGCGGTGTGGACGCGCGACGACCGCGATTGA